GGGGCGAAAGCCCCAAGGCTGCCAGTTTTTTGGATGAAACCTCGACATACAAACGTTCGGGCTGTTTTCCAAGAATATTGACCTTGTTGACCGCGGGTACTGTTTGTAACTTGCGCTTGATGTCTTCCGCAAATTCCTGTCTTTCAGCAGGAGTAATATCGGGTGCGGACAAGGCATACAGCGCCGTGTAGACATCCGTGTATTCGTCATTGAAAAATGGCCCCAATATCCCGGCGGGCATGAGCGGGCGAACATCACCGATCTTCTTGCGTGCTTGGTACCACAGCTCATTCAATTCTTCACCGGAATTCCGACCGCCGATCGCCACCGTAATGCCACCATAGCCTTGACGGGCAAAGCTTGTCACATAACGCAGGTTTGGCAGCTCCTGGACCGCCTGTTCCATGCGGTTGATAATTTGATTCTGAATCTCGTCCGGTGTTGCCCCAGGCCATGCAACCACTGCCGTCATCACGGGTATGTTGAATTCCGGATCTTCCGAACGCCCCAGTTTTTGAAAGGACAAGATACCGGCCACAAGCGAGATGATGATCAGGAAAATCATCAATGGCCTGTTGCGCAGTGCCCAGGCTGACAGATTGAATTCAGTCATCGCACGGCTCCTTGCTGCGCGTCAGGCTCAAAGGCAGTACCTGATCGCTCAATCGCACGGACAAGTTGTCCTTCATTGAGCTTCTCTGTTCCTGCAACAACAACCTTTTCGCCTTGCTGAAGACCACTGACCACAACGCCTTGGTTGACCATTTTTGTCAGGGTCACCGGCTTTTTAAGAAGAATGGATTTTTCGTTTGAAATCACCCACACAAACGCAGTATCGCCTTGGCTGATAATGGACGCGGCGGGCAAGGTGAATGAATTCGCTTGGGATTGAGTGTCTCCTGTTGGAATTGTGACTTCAGCGCTCATGCCCAAACGGACAAGCTTAAGGGTGGACTTGTCAGGATCGACGATTGCAAACCGAGCCCGGTAGCTGCGCAGGGGCATGCTGGCCGATGGTTCTATTTCCCTCAGTTTTACCGTCAACGGTACACTCTGTGAGCCAGTCAGGCGTGCACTGATGTTGCTTGATGGCAAGTTCGCAGCCAGGTCTTCCGGAATATCCACCATCACCTCGGGTGTGTCCTCGCGGGCAATCATCACAACTGGCATGCCTTCCCCAACAACCTGACCAACCTCCGCACGCAAGCCCGTAACCACCCCGTCAAAAGGCGCGTTGAGTGTGGTGTATGCCAAGCGGTTGCGCGCGACAGTGGCTTGACGTTCTGCCAGATTCAGCCTGGCCTGTGCAGCATCCGCACGTGCTTGTTGACCTTGTTGGTCGGCTTCGCTGACAGCGCCGGATTTAACGAGACTCGCGAAGCGATTCGCATCAGTGGCACTCTGGAGTGCATCAACACGCGCCGCCTGTAACTGGTCCTCTGCCGCTGACAGTCCCTGCACGTAATCGGTGGATTGCAAGCGCAACAGCGCTTGACCCTTTTTGACACGTGTACCCACCTCAACGAGGCGATCGCCAACGCGACCAGGAACCTGAAAGCCCATGTCTGCCTGGTACCGGGAAGTGACAAAGCCGGGCAAACGTCGCTCGGGCCCCTTGTTGTCGCTTGCGCCGCTGACGGTCATTACCAATACCGGCGTGGCCGTAGCGGATACCTCTACAGGGGGTTTTCCACAGCCAGCAAGGGCCAGGGCGAGCATCGAGGCCAGCAATGCAACCGTTGTTTTGTGTGTGTTCACTTGGTTGTTTCTCCGATTGCGGTGATCAGGGAGGAAAGCGGTCTTGAGTCGGCTTGCGCTTGCCAGCCGCCACCCAGCGCCTTGTGCAGTTGAATATCAGCAAGGACAGTGTCCAGTTGAGCATTCAGGTGTTGTTGCTGAGCCTGCAGGTGAGCGCGAGTCAGCATTTCAAGTTGAATCTGATCGATCTGACCATGCTGTCGCAAGGTCTGGCCATGCCCCAGACTGGAGGCACTTGCAGCAAGCGCCCGGGTGCGCGATTGCAGGGTATCTCGTTGACCTGCATGCAGTACCAGGCTGACTTCTACCTCTTCCATGGCTGTTAAAACGCTCTTTTCGTACTGCAGCAAAAATTGTTGCTGCCGTGCAGATTGCGCATCCTCAAGCGCCGAGAGTCGACCGGCATTGAATACGGGCAAGCTGAAGATTGCAGCCGACTGTCGAAAATCGATCCCGTTCTGGGTCAGTCCATTAATCAACAGATTTTGCGTTCCACCCAGTACGTTGATGAAGACCTTGGGTAGAAAATTCCGCCTGACTTCCAGCAGTCGCTCGCCTTCTGCAGCCAGTTGATGTTCCGCCGCAACGAGGTCGGGTCTTCGTGCAAGCAGTTCAATGGGTTGACCGGGCAGCACCGCGGCGATGGTTGGCCAGTTGTTCGTTTGAATGGCTGGGGTATTCGACATTCCGGAAAGGGGTGAACGCCCAGAAAGTACAGCCAGTCGGGCTTGCAATGAGGCCTCTAGTGCCGCAAGCGCCGGACGTTGCCCAATCAGCGCATTCAATTCAGAGTCCACTCGGTCCAGATCAAATTGGCTGCTCAAGCCCATTTCCCTGCGCAATTGGATCAATTCGCGTTGCTTTTGCAGGCTTTCAATTGCTGAAGCAAGCAAAGCCACTTGCTGTTTGGCGGATTTGAGCAGAAACCATTGTTTGGCCACTTCACTGCTGACCAGCAATCGGGCACCATGCACAGCCGACTCCGCAGCCAATCCATTTTGTTCAAAAGCGCGCTGGCTTGCCCGCGTTGCACCAAATAGATCGACTTCCCAACTGAGCTCGGCACCAATACGAGTGGCCTTGACGTCGGGTGAGCCACGTTGCTTGAACGGATCCGGCAGTGTTGTGCGTTGTTCGGACTGACCTCCATTGATTGAAAGCGTCGGCAGCAGCCGGGTAAAAGCCGCATCCAGACCTGCCCGGGCTTCCATGACACGCGCAACTGCCAGTTTGATGTCGTGGTTGTTTGTCAGCGCATTCTGAATGAGTGTGTTGAGTTCTGGATCGGCATAGCGTGTCCACCAATCGGTGCTTATTCCTTGTGAAGCCGAAGGGTCAGCGAAAAACCGGTCGCCCACAGCGAGAGTGGATGTGGGTTGTTGCGTGGCGCAGGCGCCCAGACTCAGGGTGATTGCTAAAGCAAGTATGTTTCGGAAAGTACGCATTGGCGAGTGCCCGTTCGTTTAAACTTGATTGACACGGATAATTTCATTTATTTACTATACAGTCAAGTAAAACATATGGCAGAAAATACTATGCGCAAACGAGGGCGTCCTCGTGACCCTGCAGTTATTGAGAACATCACAGAGTTGGGTGGACAGGCTTTGCTGGATTTGGGCTTTGAGCGCGCCAGCATGGAGCAGATTGCTGCGCGGGCGGGTGTGTCAAAGATGACGCTTTACAACTACTTTCCAAACAAAACTGCATTGTTGGAGCATTGCGTTCGTCACAAGACTGACAGCCATTTTGAAGGATTCGATGAATCGAAATATGATCCCGCTAACCCCGCGAAAGGGCTGCGAACACTCGCCAGCCAGTTTCTACGGCTGATGCGCGACCCGGAAGTGGTTCGCATGATGGGTATGATGCACGGCATGGCAGGCCATCATCCAGAGGTCTGTCAGAGTTATTTTTTGGCAGGGCCGGCTTTGGTCATGCATCGCATCAACTCTTACCTGGAAAAGGCCAAGGCCTGCAATTCTTTGAACATTGAAGATACGGGT
The nucleotide sequence above comes from Limnobacter thiooxidans. Encoded proteins:
- a CDS encoding efflux transporter outer membrane subunit, with protein sequence MRTFRNILALAITLSLGACATQQPTSTLAVGDRFFADPSASQGISTDWWTRYADPELNTLIQNALTNNHDIKLAVARVMEARAGLDAAFTRLLPTLSINGGQSEQRTTLPDPFKQRGSPDVKATRIGAELSWEVDLFGATRASQRAFEQNGLAAESAVHGARLLVSSEVAKQWFLLKSAKQQVALLASAIESLQKQRELIQLRREMGLSSQFDLDRVDSELNALIGQRPALAALEASLQARLAVLSGRSPLSGMSNTPAIQTNNWPTIAAVLPGQPIELLARRPDLVAAEHQLAAEGERLLEVRRNFLPKVFINVLGGTQNLLINGLTQNGIDFRQSAAIFSLPVFNAGRLSALEDAQSARQQQFLLQYEKSVLTAMEEVEVSLVLHAGQRDTLQSRTRALAASASSLGHGQTLRQHGQIDQIQLEMLTRAHLQAQQQHLNAQLDTVLADIQLHKALGGGWQAQADSRPLSSLITAIGETTK
- a CDS encoding efflux RND transporter periplasmic adaptor subunit; this translates as MNTHKTTVALLASMLALALAGCGKPPVEVSATATPVLVMTVSGASDNKGPERRLPGFVTSRYQADMGFQVPGRVGDRLVEVGTRVKKGQALLRLQSTDYVQGLSAAEDQLQAARVDALQSATDANRFASLVKSGAVSEADQQGQQARADAAQARLNLAERQATVARNRLAYTTLNAPFDGVVTGLRAEVGQVVGEGMPVVMIAREDTPEVMVDIPEDLAANLPSSNISARLTGSQSVPLTVKLREIEPSASMPLRSYRARFAIVDPDKSTLKLVRLGMSAEVTIPTGDTQSQANSFTLPAASIISQGDTAFVWVISNEKSILLKKPVTLTKMVNQGVVVSGLQQGEKVVVAGTEKLNEGQLVRAIERSGTAFEPDAQQGAVR
- a CDS encoding TetR/AcrR family transcriptional regulator, which codes for MPVRLNLIDTDNFIYLLYSQVKHMAENTMRKRGRPRDPAVIENITELGGQALLDLGFERASMEQIAARAGVSKMTLYNYFPNKTALLEHCVRHKTDSHFEGFDESKYDPANPAKGLRTLASQFLRLMRDPEVVRMMGMMHGMAGHHPEVCQSYFLAGPALVMHRINSYLEKAKACNSLNIEDTGMAANLFLGMLMGPSHVIAILGLGIASAKEDAKLIEEAVDTFLLRFKA